The Mycolicibacterium flavescens genome has a segment encoding these proteins:
- a CDS encoding cytochrome P450: protein MTKASRAPRSAKASPGPAGLPYTDLGTRQMLDAPYARMAELRAQAPISWATAPLLLRGKGGYLVTRHEDVGLVFGDDRFSNDIMKYTSAGRIAWMLPSSIRMLTETMVFRDDPDHKRLRTLVHKAFTPKFVTTLVPDINKIAEQLADEVAAERDVDLVQAFAVKLPLAVIATMLGIADKDRDRFHDLVEKLGDDAGRRAGQLRSAYHSIKLSRLFEEMIADRRANPDDGLISELVRANDGGDKLSHKEAVAMVFLLLLAGHDTTSSLIGSSVLALTQHPEQQDLLRSQPELLETTALEELLRYTAPVSYGAARLAKEDMEIRGVPIPRGSQLLGAIISANRDEAVFDNPDTLDLSRKPNRHFGFAFGIHYCLGHQLARLEGRAALSTLLRRFPNWELKVPPEQLHYRPTVSLRGLTNLPIRMY from the coding sequence ATGACGAAGGCGTCCAGGGCGCCCCGGTCCGCCAAAGCAAGTCCGGGCCCGGCCGGGTTGCCGTACACCGACCTCGGCACTCGGCAGATGCTCGACGCTCCGTACGCGCGGATGGCCGAACTGCGCGCGCAAGCGCCCATCTCGTGGGCCACCGCCCCGCTGCTGCTGCGGGGCAAGGGCGGCTACCTGGTGACCCGGCACGAGGACGTCGGCCTCGTCTTCGGCGACGATCGCTTCTCCAACGACATCATGAAGTACACCTCGGCGGGCCGGATCGCCTGGATGCTGCCGTCGTCGATCCGGATGTTGACCGAGACCATGGTCTTTCGCGACGATCCCGACCACAAACGGCTACGGACGTTGGTACACAAGGCGTTCACGCCGAAGTTCGTCACCACGCTGGTGCCCGACATCAACAAGATCGCCGAACAACTCGCCGACGAGGTGGCGGCCGAACGCGACGTCGACTTGGTCCAGGCCTTCGCCGTCAAGCTGCCGCTGGCGGTCATCGCCACCATGCTCGGCATCGCCGACAAGGACCGCGACAGGTTCCACGACCTCGTGGAGAAGCTGGGCGACGACGCGGGACGTCGCGCCGGGCAGCTCCGCAGTGCGTATCACTCGATCAAGCTGTCTCGGCTCTTCGAAGAGATGATCGCCGATCGCCGGGCCAACCCCGACGACGGGTTGATCTCAGAACTGGTGCGGGCCAACGACGGTGGGGACAAGCTCAGCCACAAGGAAGCCGTCGCGATGGTCTTCCTGCTGCTGCTGGCCGGCCACGACACCACCTCGAGCCTGATCGGCAGCAGCGTGCTGGCCCTGACCCAGCATCCCGAGCAGCAGGACCTGTTGCGCAGCCAGCCCGAACTCCTCGAAACCACCGCACTCGAGGAACTGTTGCGCTACACCGCCCCGGTGTCCTACGGCGCGGCCCGGCTTGCCAAGGAGGACATGGAGATTCGGGGTGTGCCCATCCCGCGCGGCTCCCAGTTACTGGGGGCGATCATCTCCGCCAACCGGGACGAGGCGGTGTTCGATAATCCGGATACATTGGACCTGAGCCGGAAGCCCAACCGGCACTTTGGGTTTGCCTTCGGTATCCACTACTGCCTGGGCCATCAACTCGCGAGGCTGGAAGGCCGCGCGGCGTTGAGCACCCTGCTGCGACGCTTCCCCAACTGGGAACTCAAGGTGCCGCCGGAGCAGCTGCATTACCGCCCGACGGTGTCGCTTCGCGGACTGACCAACCTACCGATACGGATGTACTGA
- a CDS encoding acyl dehydratase has protein sequence MTQTQQQEFDHAIKDEDIERAKLLIGIDAPTSIDEFYREASVDGIRNFARGAGDDNPLFCDPDYAADTRWGGVIAPPMIFSAMSKKMLGDPIPEDIRKATRGLFSGIHVFVSGQTTEWYQPVRPGDSLYGFGGLESIEEKHSEYAGRSIIRIIRQVKVNQRAEVVAVARIILIATERQRSRERGKYMDIQPATYTDEQIAEIDEIYAAEDPRGAEPRYWEDVEVGEPLPKMVKGPLTLTDVISFHSGGYGFGPYGIGAARIGYKNRQRVPKFYIKNAAGIPDVAQRLHWENEWSQSIGNPMAYDYGVMRECWLTHFVTDWIGDDGWLVRQHDEMRKFNFIGDTQFITGEVVGKRMENGNALVDLDFRCTSQRGEVTAPATATVALPSREHGPVILPTPDEELRRKAAAMLDRHNELIGKSRR, from the coding sequence ATGACGCAGACACAACAGCAGGAATTCGACCACGCCATCAAGGACGAGGACATCGAACGCGCCAAGCTGCTGATCGGCATCGACGCCCCGACCAGCATCGACGAGTTCTACCGTGAGGCCAGTGTCGACGGCATCCGCAACTTCGCCCGGGGCGCAGGCGATGACAACCCGTTGTTCTGCGATCCCGACTACGCCGCCGACACCCGGTGGGGCGGCGTCATTGCCCCGCCGATGATCTTCTCGGCGATGTCCAAGAAGATGCTCGGCGATCCGATTCCCGAGGATATCCGCAAGGCCACCAGGGGCCTGTTCTCCGGCATCCACGTCTTCGTCTCCGGCCAGACCACCGAGTGGTACCAGCCGGTGCGGCCGGGGGACTCGCTCTACGGCTTCGGCGGTTTGGAGTCGATCGAAGAGAAGCACAGCGAGTATGCGGGGCGATCCATCATCCGCATCATCCGCCAGGTGAAGGTGAACCAGCGCGCCGAGGTCGTCGCAGTGGCCCGCATCATCCTGATCGCGACCGAGCGCCAGCGCTCCCGTGAGCGCGGCAAGTACATGGACATCCAGCCGGCGACCTACACCGACGAGCAGATCGCCGAGATCGACGAGATCTACGCCGCCGAGGACCCCCGCGGCGCGGAGCCGCGGTATTGGGAGGACGTGGAGGTCGGTGAGCCGCTGCCGAAGATGGTCAAGGGTCCGTTGACGCTCACCGACGTGATCAGCTTCCACTCGGGCGGTTACGGCTTCGGGCCGTACGGGATCGGCGCCGCGCGGATCGGCTACAAGAACCGCCAGCGCGTGCCCAAGTTCTACATCAAGAACGCCGCAGGCATCCCGGACGTCGCCCAGCGTCTGCACTGGGAGAACGAGTGGTCGCAGTCCATCGGCAACCCGATGGCCTACGACTACGGCGTGATGCGCGAGTGCTGGCTCACGCACTTCGTCACCGACTGGATCGGTGACGACGGCTGGCTGGTGCGCCAACACGACGAGATGCGCAAGTTCAACTTCATCGGTGACACGCAGTTCATCACCGGCGAGGTCGTCGGCAAACGTATGGAGAACGGAAATGCGTTGGTGGACCTGGACTTCCGTTGCACAAGCCAGCGAGGCGAGGTCACCGCTCCTGCCACTGCCACCGTCGCTTTGCCCAGCCGCGAACACGGCCCGGTGATCCTGCCCACGCCGGACGAGGAACTGCGCCGGAAGGCCGCGGCGATGCTCGACCGGCACAACGAACTGATCGGAAAATCGCGGCGGTGA
- the fcbB2_2 gene encoding enoyl-CoA hydratase/isomerase encodes MTSAHPIAHPIETGTDTVLAEVVEGVGVLTLNRPERRNALHAEMYVAVPRLLEQFGADDAVGCVLITGSGSAFCAGGDVRDGNSGRQTSEQAGDDGDVEAKMRAQSAQLADNAKMVTLLHHMPKITIAALPGAAVGAGMSIALAADLRIAARSARLIPGWSKLAFSGDFGGAWFLTRLVGPAKALELLIADEPVDAEAGLRLGLFNRVVDDADLRESAIRWAAQIAAGPTAAFAGTKANVLDAQKLSLEQALADESERMVRSGMTAEHRAAAKAWLAAAAAKAGARS; translated from the coding sequence GTGACTTCAGCCCACCCGATAGCCCACCCGATCGAAACCGGCACCGACACTGTGCTGGCCGAGGTCGTCGAGGGAGTCGGGGTCCTCACGCTGAATCGGCCCGAACGGCGCAACGCACTGCATGCCGAGATGTACGTCGCGGTGCCCCGGCTGCTGGAGCAGTTCGGCGCCGACGACGCGGTCGGGTGTGTCCTGATCACGGGATCTGGGAGCGCATTCTGTGCCGGCGGCGATGTGCGCGACGGTAATTCGGGGAGACAGACCTCCGAACAGGCCGGCGATGACGGCGATGTTGAGGCGAAGATGCGCGCGCAGTCCGCACAGCTGGCCGACAACGCGAAGATGGTGACCCTGCTGCATCACATGCCGAAGATCACGATCGCGGCGTTGCCCGGTGCGGCCGTCGGCGCGGGCATGAGCATCGCGCTCGCCGCGGACCTTCGCATCGCGGCGCGTTCGGCGCGGCTCATCCCCGGCTGGTCAAAGTTGGCCTTCTCCGGTGACTTCGGCGGGGCCTGGTTCCTGACGCGGTTGGTCGGGCCGGCGAAAGCGCTCGAACTCTTGATCGCCGACGAACCGGTGGACGCGGAGGCCGGGCTGCGGCTCGGGTTGTTCAACCGGGTCGTCGACGACGCCGACCTGCGCGAGTCGGCGATCCGCTGGGCCGCGCAGATCGCCGCGGGACCGACGGCCGCGTTCGCCGGTACCAAGGCTAACGTCCTTGATGCACAGAAGCTTTCGTTGGAGCAGGCTTTGGCGGATGAAAGCGAGCGTATGGTGCGCAGCGGCATGACCGCTGAGCACCGTGCGGCGGCCAAGGCATGGCTGGCCGCCGCCGCGGCGAAGGCGGGTGCCCGATCATGA